In a single window of the Streptomyces sp. NBC_00285 genome:
- a CDS encoding FadR/GntR family transcriptional regulator has translation MENTPAPEAALPAQAPPATAATAQANGKEERRDYRPGYEIVAERIIEFIAESRLEPGDRMPTENDLAQRLDTSRAVVREAVKILSALGRVRAHKGRGLFVADDEGMLITSRWGGFFRPVDLDHVLMLFEFRRVQEVAASSLAATRATPAELRTVEVAMQQCRHGFTHGQVEEFNQGDEDFHMAVAAASHNAFLVSAVRDARRLQRQSSAIGIHDTFSDHTEAAVEEHEAIYRAIRDGRPDEAGKATAVHLDRTLEDYRREIQRRLFG, from the coding sequence ATGGAGAACACGCCCGCGCCTGAAGCGGCCCTGCCTGCGCAGGCTCCTCCGGCCACGGCCGCGACTGCGCAGGCCAACGGCAAGGAAGAGCGGCGTGACTACCGGCCCGGGTACGAGATCGTGGCGGAGCGAATCATCGAGTTCATCGCTGAGTCGCGGCTGGAGCCGGGCGACCGGATGCCCACGGAGAACGATCTGGCCCAGCGGCTCGACACCAGCCGAGCAGTGGTGCGCGAAGCCGTGAAGATCCTCTCGGCACTGGGCCGCGTCCGGGCCCACAAGGGGCGCGGACTGTTCGTCGCGGACGACGAGGGCATGCTCATCACCAGTCGATGGGGCGGATTCTTCCGGCCCGTGGACCTCGATCACGTCCTCATGCTGTTCGAGTTCCGCAGGGTTCAGGAGGTTGCCGCGAGCAGCCTGGCGGCCACGCGGGCCACGCCCGCCGAACTGCGCACCGTCGAAGTCGCCATGCAGCAGTGCCGGCACGGGTTCACCCACGGTCAGGTCGAGGAGTTCAACCAGGGGGACGAGGACTTCCACATGGCGGTGGCCGCGGCCTCGCACAACGCCTTCCTCGTCAGCGCGGTGCGCGACGCGCGTCGTCTGCAGCGACAGTCCAGCGCGATCGGCATTCACGACACGTTCAGCGACCACACCGAGGCGGCGGTCGAGGAACACGAGGCGATCTACCGTGCCATCCGCGACGGCCGCCCCGACGAGGCGGGCAAGGCCACGGCGGTACACCTGGACAGGACGCTGGAGGACTACCGGCGGGAGATCCAGCGACGGCTGTTCGGCTAG
- a CDS encoding class I SAM-dependent methyltransferase codes for MTAPRREEEVALFDYDSELARYHQRLSESLGVRPGARVLDIGCGTGRATRDAARDASPGSALGIDVSRPMLARARALAEAEGIRNVGFVQADAQGHGFRPDYFSLGISRFGTMFFSDPVAAFANIGRALRPGARFVQLVWQAADRQEWHVAVREALSGDHAPTVPAPVSGDPFTLADPHVVSDVLTAAGFTAVDVVDVREPVRYGPDAERACAAVLQLRMAKELIADLDAASVERALGRLRVTLDAHDTGDGVWFGSRAWLVTALRP; via the coding sequence GTGACGGCCCCGCGACGTGAGGAGGAGGTCGCGTTGTTCGACTACGACTCGGAGCTCGCCCGGTACCACCAGCGGCTGTCGGAGTCCCTCGGTGTCCGTCCCGGCGCTCGGGTCCTCGACATCGGCTGCGGCACCGGCCGGGCCACCCGGGACGCGGCCCGGGACGCGTCGCCGGGCAGCGCACTCGGCATCGACGTCTCGCGGCCGATGCTGGCGCGGGCCCGTGCGCTGGCCGAGGCGGAGGGGATCCGCAATGTCGGCTTCGTGCAAGCCGATGCTCAGGGCCATGGCTTCCGGCCGGATTACTTCAGTCTCGGCATCAGCCGGTTCGGCACGATGTTCTTCTCCGATCCGGTCGCCGCGTTCGCCAACATCGGGCGAGCCCTGCGTCCGGGTGCGCGCTTCGTGCAACTTGTCTGGCAGGCCGCCGACCGCCAGGAGTGGCATGTCGCCGTGCGGGAGGCGCTCTCCGGTGACCACGCGCCAACGGTGCCGGCCCCGGTCTCGGGCGACCCCTTCACGCTGGCCGATCCGCATGTCGTCAGCGATGTCCTGACCGCGGCCGGCTTCACGGCCGTGGACGTCGTCGACGTGCGCGAGCCCGTCCGTTACGGGCCGGACGCCGAACGCGCATGTGCTGCCGTGCTGCAGCTGCGCATGGCGAAGGAGCTGATCGCCGATCTCGATGCCGCGTCCGTCGAGCGCGCACTCGGCCGGCTGCGCGTGACGCTCGACGCGCACGACACGGGCGACGGCGTGTGGTTCGGCTCCCGCGCCTGGCTGGTCACCGCGCTCCGCCCCTGA
- a CDS encoding LLM class flavin-dependent oxidoreductase, translating to MNRLRSALWLPLFDDLADPRVVSRLAAEAEEAGWDGVFVWDQLCWRTPVRQVADPWIALAAIATATERLRLGPMVSVLARRRPAKVARETASLDRLSGGRLTLGVGLGSDRFAGELSRTGEQLDDRRRGRMLDESLAILAGAWSGEPVRHRGEHYVVDDITFLPRPVQRPGVPVWAAGFPGNVRPIRRAARLDGFFPANLEHPDQLAEAVGTVAGLRRGEMTSYDIAVGLPLGVDPEPYARAGATWWLPELDPGVRLDTVRGVLRDGPAT from the coding sequence GTGAACCGGCTGCGCTCGGCACTCTGGCTGCCCCTCTTCGACGACCTCGCCGACCCGCGGGTGGTCTCGCGTCTCGCCGCCGAGGCGGAGGAGGCCGGATGGGACGGCGTCTTCGTGTGGGATCAGCTGTGCTGGCGGACTCCGGTCCGGCAGGTCGCCGATCCGTGGATCGCGCTGGCGGCGATCGCGACCGCGACCGAGCGGCTACGGCTCGGTCCGATGGTGTCGGTGCTCGCCCGACGGCGGCCCGCCAAGGTCGCACGGGAGACCGCGAGCCTGGACCGGCTGAGCGGCGGCCGTCTCACGCTCGGCGTCGGCCTCGGCAGCGACCGGTTCGCCGGTGAGCTGTCCAGGACCGGCGAGCAGCTCGACGACCGGAGGCGAGGGCGGATGCTCGACGAGTCCCTGGCGATCCTGGCCGGGGCCTGGTCGGGAGAACCGGTGCGTCATCGCGGCGAGCACTATGTGGTCGACGACATCACCTTCCTGCCTCGACCGGTCCAACGGCCGGGTGTGCCGGTGTGGGCCGCCGGATTCCCGGGCAATGTCAGACCGATCCGCCGCGCCGCTCGGCTCGACGGCTTCTTCCCGGCCAATCTCGAACACCCGGACCAGCTCGCGGAGGCCGTAGGCACCGTCGCCGGTCTGCGCCGAGGCGAGATGACGTCGTACGACATCGCGGTCGGTCTGCCGTTGGGCGTGGATCCCGAACCGTATGCCAGAGCGGGGGCGACATGGTGGCTGCCGGAGTTGGATCCGGGGGTACGGCTCGACACCGTGCGGGGTGTGCTCCGTGACGGCCCCGCGACGTGA
- a CDS encoding alpha/beta fold hydrolase yields the protein MTSYHSHGEQLLEINGIELCVEAFGDPADPVVVLVAGAGASMLWWDADLCERIAACGRFVVRYDHRDTGRSTCYPPGQPAYSFTDLTRDVLGVQDALGIGRAHVVCQSMFGGAGLILGVDHPDRLASLTFLSSSTGADGLPPPSGDLAMAAEPDSSDAAAVVEYVVAGSRAYAGGSPYFDEAAIRALAEHDVPRARNYSSTLVNHYCVETEGPVRGGFGDIATPTLVVHGDHDPLLPLPHGEALRDAIPGAELLVLQGAGHDLPRPVWDDFVSALVRHTEGHRP from the coding sequence ATGACCTCATATCACTCTCACGGCGAGCAACTCCTGGAGATCAACGGCATCGAGCTGTGTGTCGAGGCCTTCGGAGACCCTGCGGACCCGGTGGTCGTGCTGGTCGCCGGGGCCGGCGCCTCGATGCTCTGGTGGGACGCCGACCTGTGCGAACGGATCGCCGCCTGTGGCCGGTTCGTGGTCCGCTACGACCATCGCGACACCGGCCGCTCGACCTGCTACCCGCCGGGGCAGCCGGCCTACTCGTTCACGGACCTGACCCGCGACGTACTCGGCGTCCAGGACGCCCTGGGCATCGGGCGCGCCCACGTGGTCTGCCAGTCGATGTTCGGCGGGGCCGGGCTCATCCTCGGTGTGGACCATCCCGACCGGCTCGCGTCCCTGACATTCCTGTCGAGCTCGACCGGGGCCGACGGCCTGCCGCCACCGTCCGGCGACCTGGCCATGGCGGCCGAGCCGGACTCCTCCGACGCGGCCGCCGTCGTCGAGTACGTCGTCGCCGGCTCCAGGGCCTACGCCGGTGGCTCGCCGTACTTCGACGAAGCCGCGATCCGGGCGTTGGCCGAACATGATGTGCCACGCGCCAGGAACTACTCGTCCACCCTCGTCAACCACTACTGCGTCGAGACCGAAGGGCCGGTGCGAGGCGGCTTCGGCGACATCGCGACGCCGACACTCGTGGTCCACGGTGACCACGACCCACTGCTGCCGCTGCCGCACGGTGAGGCGCTGCGCGACGCGATCCCCGGTGCGGAGCTGCTGGTCCTCCAGGGGGCCGGACATGACCTGCCGAGGCCGGTGTGGGACGACTTCGTGTCGGCTCTGGTGCGGCACACGGAAGGGCACCGGCCGTGA
- a CDS encoding LysR family transcriptional regulator → MSNIELRHVAAMAAIAEEGSFGRAAVRLGYTQSTVSQQIAALERAVGGPVFDRPGGPKAVRLTPLGSVVLEHGRALLERAAALTHAVDRFKAGDGRIDIGTFQSVSNVILPAVVRRLRDEQPGCDIRLFEEEPEQPQMGELDLLFYDGRIDGDVEHRKLLDDPYLLVAKAGTFPEGPVSLERLDGVPMVAWPLTCDQPVMEQAVARGGARPQIVFRTAVNDTLLSMVRAGLGSAVLPWLAVRGADVPSDDRLRIHELRPSLPPREIYLHWRAGRIHSPLAARAVDIAVEVAADLAPPGVWATPSA, encoded by the coding sequence GTGAGCAACATCGAGCTGCGCCATGTGGCGGCCATGGCCGCCATCGCCGAGGAGGGCTCGTTCGGTCGGGCCGCCGTCCGTCTCGGGTACACCCAGTCGACGGTGAGCCAGCAGATCGCCGCGTTGGAGCGGGCCGTCGGCGGTCCCGTGTTCGACCGGCCGGGCGGTCCCAAGGCCGTGCGGCTGACACCGCTCGGCTCCGTTGTCCTGGAGCACGGTCGCGCACTGCTGGAGCGGGCAGCGGCACTGACCCACGCCGTGGACCGGTTCAAGGCGGGGGACGGCCGGATCGACATCGGCACGTTCCAGAGTGTGTCCAACGTGATCCTGCCGGCGGTCGTACGCCGGCTGCGGGACGAGCAACCCGGCTGCGACATCAGGCTGTTCGAGGAGGAGCCGGAGCAGCCCCAGATGGGCGAGCTCGACCTGCTGTTCTACGACGGCCGCATCGACGGCGACGTCGAGCACCGCAAGCTGCTCGACGATCCGTATCTGCTGGTGGCCAAGGCAGGCACCTTTCCCGAAGGCCCTGTCTCGCTGGAGCGGCTCGACGGCGTGCCCATGGTCGCCTGGCCACTGACCTGCGACCAGCCCGTGATGGAGCAGGCCGTCGCCCGCGGCGGTGCCCGTCCGCAGATCGTCTTCCGCACGGCCGTCAACGACACCCTGCTGTCGATGGTGCGAGCCGGCCTGGGATCGGCGGTGCTGCCCTGGCTCGCCGTCCGCGGTGCCGACGTCCCCTCCGACGACCGGCTCCGCATCCACGAGCTGCGGCCGTCCCTGCCGCCACGGGAGATCTACCTGCACTGGCGGGCCGGCCGCATCCACTCCCCGCTTGCCGCCCGGGCCGTCGACATCGCCGTAGAGGTCGCAGCCGACCTCGCGCCGCCGGGCGTATGGGCCACGCCCTCCGCGTGA
- the rph gene encoding rifamycin-inactivating phosphotransferase: protein MSEQYVLGLQDVDETQVELVGGKGAHLGALSRIEGIRVPDGFCVTTDAFRRLMAEAPSIDEQLDQLSRLNPDDREAIGTLSARIRGTIEGIAMPGDLAAAITRALAQSGERLAYAVRSSATAEDLPTASFAGQQDTYLNVVGPEAILQHVSRCWASLFTERAVTYRRRNGIDHRTVHMAVVVQQMVFPQASGILFTADPVTGNRRVSTVDAGFGLGEALVSGLVNPDVFKVRDGEVVARTIAAKARAIHALPAGGTQEVAIDSQRQEQPSLTDAQVVRLAQLGRRIEAHFGRPQDIEWCLVDDGFRFVQSRPITTLFPIPEAEDQENHVYVSVGHQQMMTDPMKPLGFSMWQLTAMAPMHEAGGRLFVDVTRRLASPASRAGLLDLMGKGDPLVRNALETVLDEDFVPLLPDTGPVAPSAGGRPTPVEADPAIVTELIERSQVSNAALARDIRTKTGPALFDFLTEAFREHKRVLSDPPNLQAIMAGMEATWWLNDKLQEWLGEKNAADTLTLSAPDNVTSEMGLALLDVADVIRPWPEVVAFLQGVEDEDFLDELAKLPGGPEARDAIEGYLDRYGMRCVGEIDITRPRWRERPTTLVPVILDNVRNFEPGAAERRFEQGRLKAQKKEADVLSRLRALPDGDRKADLTKRMIDQVRAFAGYREYPKYGIVSRYFVYKKALMEEADRLVRAGVLAEREDVFYLTFQEFDEAVRSNQVDDRLVQQRKDAFRSFQALTPPRVLTSDGDALTGAYQRDDVSDGALTGLPVSTGTVEGRARVILDIADADLEAGDILVTTFTDPSWSPLFVGIAGLVTEVGGLMTHGAVIAREYGLPAVVGVEQATRLIRDGQRIRVHGTDGYVEILP, encoded by the coding sequence GTGAGCGAGCAGTATGTGCTCGGTCTTCAGGACGTGGACGAGACGCAGGTCGAACTCGTCGGTGGTAAGGGCGCACATCTGGGCGCACTTTCGCGGATCGAAGGCATCCGCGTGCCGGATGGTTTCTGCGTGACCACGGACGCCTTCCGGCGGCTCATGGCGGAAGCGCCCTCCATCGACGAGCAGCTCGATCAGCTGTCGCGACTGAACCCCGACGACCGGGAGGCCATCGGCACGCTCAGTGCGCGGATCCGCGGGACCATCGAAGGGATCGCCATGCCGGGCGATCTCGCGGCGGCGATCACCCGCGCGCTCGCTCAGTCCGGCGAGCGACTTGCCTACGCCGTCCGGTCCAGCGCAACGGCGGAGGACCTGCCGACGGCCTCCTTCGCCGGCCAGCAGGACACGTACCTGAACGTCGTGGGGCCGGAGGCGATCCTCCAGCACGTCAGCCGGTGCTGGGCCTCGCTGTTCACCGAGCGGGCCGTGACCTACCGCCGGCGCAACGGCATCGACCACCGCACGGTTCACATGGCGGTGGTCGTCCAGCAGATGGTCTTCCCGCAGGCATCCGGCATCCTGTTCACGGCCGACCCGGTCACGGGCAACCGGCGGGTCTCCACCGTGGACGCCGGGTTCGGCCTCGGCGAGGCCCTGGTCTCCGGCCTGGTGAACCCGGACGTCTTCAAGGTGCGCGACGGCGAGGTCGTCGCCAGGACGATCGCCGCGAAAGCACGCGCCATCCACGCTCTGCCTGCGGGCGGAACGCAGGAAGTGGCGATCGACTCGCAGCGGCAGGAGCAGCCGTCGCTGACGGATGCGCAGGTCGTACGGCTTGCTCAGCTCGGACGGCGGATCGAAGCGCACTTCGGCCGCCCTCAGGACATCGAGTGGTGCCTGGTCGATGACGGCTTCCGGTTCGTGCAGAGCCGGCCGATCACGACGCTGTTCCCCATCCCCGAGGCCGAGGACCAGGAGAATCACGTCTACGTCTCCGTCGGCCATCAGCAGATGATGACCGACCCCATGAAGCCGCTGGGGTTCTCCATGTGGCAGCTGACGGCCATGGCGCCGATGCACGAGGCCGGCGGGAGGCTCTTCGTCGACGTCACCCGGCGCCTGGCCTCGCCGGCGAGCCGGGCCGGCCTCCTGGACCTCATGGGGAAGGGCGATCCGCTGGTCAGGAATGCTCTGGAGACCGTCCTCGACGAGGATTTCGTCCCGTTGCTCCCGGACACGGGTCCCGTAGCGCCGTCGGCCGGCGGTAGGCCCACCCCGGTCGAGGCCGATCCGGCCATCGTCACCGAACTGATCGAGCGCAGCCAGGTGTCCAACGCCGCCCTGGCGCGCGATATCCGGACGAAGACCGGCCCCGCGCTGTTCGACTTCCTGACGGAGGCCTTCAGGGAGCACAAACGCGTACTCAGTGATCCGCCGAACCTGCAGGCGATCATGGCGGGGATGGAGGCCACGTGGTGGCTCAACGACAAGCTGCAGGAGTGGCTCGGCGAGAAGAACGCGGCCGACACGCTCACACTCTCCGCTCCTGACAACGTGACCTCGGAGATGGGGCTGGCGCTCCTCGACGTCGCCGACGTGATCCGCCCGTGGCCGGAGGTGGTGGCGTTCCTGCAGGGCGTCGAGGACGAGGACTTCCTGGACGAGCTGGCGAAGCTCCCGGGCGGGCCCGAAGCACGCGACGCCATCGAGGGCTACCTCGACCGGTACGGCATGCGCTGCGTCGGCGAGATCGACATCACGAGGCCACGTTGGCGCGAGCGTCCCACCACCCTCGTGCCCGTGATCCTCGACAACGTCAGGAACTTCGAGCCAGGCGCGGCCGAGCGGCGCTTCGAGCAGGGGAGGTTGAAGGCTCAGAAGAAGGAAGCGGATGTGCTGTCACGGCTGCGGGCGCTGCCGGACGGCGACCGGAAAGCCGACTTGACGAAGCGGATGATCGACCAGGTCCGGGCGTTCGCCGGATACCGGGAGTACCCGAAGTACGGCATCGTCAGCCGCTACTTCGTCTACAAGAAGGCCCTGATGGAGGAGGCCGACCGCCTTGTACGGGCAGGCGTACTCGCTGAGCGGGAGGACGTCTTCTACCTCACCTTCCAGGAATTTGACGAAGCGGTGCGCTCGAACCAGGTGGACGACCGGCTCGTCCAGCAGCGCAAGGACGCGTTCCGGTCGTTCCAGGCGCTCACACCGCCCCGGGTGCTCACCTCGGACGGCGACGCGCTCACGGGCGCGTACCAGCGTGACGACGTGTCGGACGGCGCCCTGACCGGCCTGCCGGTCTCCACCGGGACCGTCGAGGGACGGGCCCGTGTCATCCTCGACATTGCGGACGCCGATCTCGAAGCGGGCGACATCCTGGTCACGACCTTCACGGACCCGAGTTGGTCGCCGCTGTTCGTCGGGATCGCGGGTCTGGTGACGGAGGTGGGCGGCCTGATGACCCATGGCGCAGTGATCGCCCGGGAGTACGGCTTGCCTGCGGTCGTGGGCGTGGAGCAGGCGACCCGGCTGATCCGGGACGGGCAGCGGATCCGCGTGCACGGAACGGACGGGTACGTCGAGATCCTGCCCTGA
- a CDS encoding acyl-CoA dehydrogenase family protein has product MTVDRMLPTQEAEDLIALTRELAEKELGKRVEEHEVDEAYPEGLFAVLGRAGLLGLPYPEEFGGGGQPYEVYLQVLEELASQWAAVAVATSVHTLACHPVHAFGTPAQKEGWLPRMLTGELLGGYSLSEPQAGSDAAALTCKAEHTAEGYRITGTKAWITHGGKADFYALFARTAPGSQGISCFLAPGAAEGLSFGRPERKMGLHSIPTTSAMWDGAVIGTDRLIGAEGQGLEIAFSALDSGRLGIAACATGLAQAALDTAVAYANERTTFGRKIVDHQGLGFLLADMAAAVDSARATYLDAARRRDLGRPFSRQASVAKLVATDAAMKVTTDAVQVLGGYGYTRDFPVERYMREAKIMQIFEGTNQIQRLVISRHLAH; this is encoded by the coding sequence CATGCTTCCCACTCAGGAGGCCGAGGACCTGATCGCCCTGACCCGCGAACTCGCCGAGAAGGAACTCGGCAAGCGGGTCGAGGAGCACGAGGTCGACGAGGCCTACCCCGAGGGCCTGTTCGCCGTCCTCGGCCGGGCCGGTCTGCTGGGCCTGCCCTACCCGGAGGAATTCGGGGGCGGGGGCCAGCCGTACGAGGTGTACCTGCAGGTCCTGGAGGAACTGGCGAGTCAGTGGGCGGCGGTCGCCGTGGCCACCAGCGTGCACACGCTGGCCTGCCACCCGGTGCACGCCTTCGGCACCCCGGCACAGAAGGAGGGCTGGCTGCCCCGGATGCTCACCGGTGAGCTCCTCGGCGGCTACAGCCTCTCCGAGCCGCAGGCCGGCTCGGACGCGGCAGCCCTGACCTGCAAGGCAGAACACACCGCGGAGGGCTACCGCATCACCGGGACCAAGGCATGGATCACCCACGGCGGCAAGGCCGACTTCTACGCCCTCTTCGCCCGCACCGCGCCGGGCAGCCAGGGGATTTCCTGCTTCCTGGCCCCGGGTGCGGCCGAGGGCCTCTCGTTCGGGCGGCCCGAACGCAAGATGGGACTGCATTCCATCCCCACCACCTCGGCCATGTGGGACGGGGCGGTCATCGGCACCGACCGGTTGATCGGTGCCGAAGGCCAGGGCCTGGAGATCGCGTTCAGCGCCCTCGACAGTGGTCGTCTCGGTATCGCGGCGTGCGCCACCGGGCTCGCCCAGGCGGCCCTGGACACGGCCGTCGCCTACGCCAACGAGCGCACCACCTTCGGCCGCAAGATCGTCGACCACCAGGGGCTGGGCTTCCTCCTCGCAGACATGGCCGCGGCGGTGGACTCCGCCCGCGCCACCTACCTGGACGCCGCCCGCCGCCGTGATCTCGGCCGTCCCTTCAGCCGCCAGGCCAGCGTCGCCAAACTGGTGGCCACGGACGCCGCCATGAAGGTCACCACCGACGCCGTCCAGGTACTGGGTGGCTACGGCTACACTCGCGACTTCCCCGTCGAGCGCTACATGCGCGAGGCGAAGATCATGCAGATTTTCGAGGGAACGAACCAGATCCAGCGGCTGGTCATCAGTCGCCACCTCGCCCACTGA